CGCTCGTCACCGAGATGGTGCCCCGATGAGCTTGAACGATGCGGTAGCAGATCGAAAGCCCCAGACCGGTGCCCACACCGACTCCTTTGGTGGTGAAGCCCGGGTCGAAAACCCTGTCCAGATTTTCTGGAGCGATTCCCATCCCGGTATCCGCGAAACGGAGGACCACGTGATCGCCATCGCGCTCCGTGGTGATGGTGATGGTCCCACTGCCGTTCATCGCGAAAATGGCGTTGCTCAGTAGATTCATGAACACCTGATTGAGCTGGCTGGGAAGACACGTGACCTTGGGCAGATCGCCATAACTCTTCACCACCTCGACACCCTTGTCGAGCTCGTGAACGAGCAGCGTGAGCGTGCTATCGATGCCCTCGTGCAGATCGACCTTCTTCTCCTCGGATTCGTCCAGCCGAGCGAAGTTTCGCAGCGACCTGACGATGGAAATGATGCGTTTGCTGGCGACGAGCCCCATGTCCGAGGCTTGCTCCAACGATTCGACGGCCCGGCGAAGCTTCGGATCCGCTGCAAGGGTCTCGGGTAGGTCCGAGCTCGCGATGCGTTCCTTGACGATATGGGCCGCACGCCTCACCAAATCCGCATTGGCCGAGATCGTCCCGATCGGCGTGTTGATCTCGTGTGCCACTCCCGCCGCCAGCATCCCCAGCGACGCCATCTTGCTCGTCTGGACGAGCTGCGCCTGCGCTTCCCGAAGCTCGCGATTTGCGCGCGTGAGCTCCGCCGTCCGGGCGCGGACGCGCTCTTCCAGCGTCTCGTTGAGCTCCGCGAGCTCCGCGCGGCGTTGGCCTTCCGCGCGATAGAGCCGCGCGTTATGAATGGCGCTCGCCGCCTGATTTGCCACGATCGTGACGAGAAGCTCGTCGCGATCGCTGAACATTTTTTGCTCGGCGCTCTCCACGGAAAAGACTCCGATCAGGTTGTCTTTGATCAGAAGTGGGATGCCGATCTGACTCTCGACGTTTGGAAGTCCGGGCACCGGGGGGGCTTCCTTGAGCTCATCCGATCTTCCCGCGCCTTCCATCTCCTTCCTGATGGCGGCGATGT
This region of Vicinamibacteria bacterium genomic DNA includes:
- a CDS encoding ATP-binding protein — translated: MGTTRASSEELAAELAQKSAEVRILRQVSSEINATLELDEIYEVVLRTMDELFGFRHSLILLLDDSGDALRVVASRGFAGQTLGGLVPVGIGLIGVVAKKRRIMRLTNLGRQRSYIAAIRKEMEGAGRSDELKEAPPVPGLPNVESQIGIPLLIKDNLIGVFSVESAEQKMFSDRDELLVTIVANQAASAIHNARLYRAEGQRRAELAELNETLEERVRARTAELTRANRELREAQAQLVQTSKMASLGMLAAGVAHEINTPIGTISANADLVRRAAHIVKERIASSDLPETLAADPKLRRAVESLEQASDMGLVASKRIISIVRSLRNFARLDESEEKKVDLHEGIDSTLTLLVHELDKGVEVVKSYGDLPKVTCLPSQLNQVFMNLLSNAIFAMNGSGTITITTERDGDHVVLRFADTGMGIAPENLDRVFDPGFTTKGVGVGTGLGLSICYRIVQAHRGTISVTSELGKCTEFTVRLPIAR